The stretch of DNA GCAGGACTACCCGGTCGTGCAGGCGTACGTCGTGCTCGCCACAGCGCTCGTCGTGCTGGTCAACCGCGGCGTCGACCTCGCGGGCCGGCTCGTCGACCCCCGCCAGGACGCACGGGCGGAGGCGGTGGCATGAGGCCGACCGGCCGTGGCCTGCTCACCGTGGGCGTCGTCCTGCTCTCGGCCGTCGTGCTGGCGACGCTGGCGGCGCCGTGGCTGGCCCCGTTCGACCCGGTCGCCCAGGAAGTGGGGCCGCGCTCGGCCCCACCGGGCGGCGAGCACTGGCTCGGCACCGACCGGTTCGGCCGCGACACCGCATCGCGCGTGCTGCACGGCGGGCAGAACACCCTGCTCCAGACCGGGGCCACCATGCTCGCGGTGATCGCCGTCGGGGCCGCGATCGGCATCGCCGTCGGCCTCGCCGGACCACGGCTGGACGACCTGGGACGCCGGCTGGTCGACGGGGTCGTCGCCTTCCCGGCCGTGATCGTGATCCTGGCGTTCGTCGGGCTGCGCGGTCCCTCGCTCACCGCCGTGCTCGGCGGCGCGCTGCTGGTGTGGTGGGCGCCGTTCGCGCGGCTGACCCGGGCGCTCGTGCGGTCGGCGCTGGCCGAGCCGTCGGCGGTGGCCGCCCGCGCGCTCGGCGCGTCCCGCGCCCACCTGCTGCGCACCGAGATCCGGCCGCGC from Pseudonocardia cypriaca encodes:
- a CDS encoding ABC transporter permease produces the protein MRPTGRGLLTVGVVLLSAVVLATLAAPWLAPFDPVAQEVGPRSAPPGGEHWLGTDRFGRDTASRVLHGGQNTLLQTGATMLAVIAVGAAIGIAVGLAGPRLDDLGRRLVDGVVAFPAVIVILAFVGLRGPSLTAVLGGALLVWWAPFARLTRALVRSALAEPSAVAARALGASRAHLLRTEIRPRLIGPLAVLTAVEAGQLIATVAGLSFLGMGAQPPAAEWGAMLAEARGVALSSPHLVLGPGLAVLVTVFALTCVGEGLRDVLDRSTQTVAS